From a single Deinococcus malanensis genomic region:
- a CDS encoding DUF3592 domain-containing protein yields the protein MFTPRVTYRYEVDGAHRVGHQLSLFEGSSSNEGWARRESRRYPVGSAVKVYHSPDGENAVLVPGVESSLWAWLLLPGAAMLVGAALLLTRGPKDRNTVRVSFS from the coding sequence CTGTTCACGCCGCGCGTCACCTACCGCTATGAGGTGGACGGCGCTCACCGGGTGGGGCACCAACTCTCGCTCTTCGAGGGGTCTTCCTCAAATGAGGGATGGGCGCGACGGGAGAGCAGACGTTACCCGGTGGGAAGTGCCGTGAAGGTGTACCACTCGCCAGACGGGGAAAACGCTGTGCTCGTGCCCGGCGTGGAGTCGAGCCTGTGGGCCTGGCTCCTGCTGCCAGGCGCAGCCATGCTTGTGGGCGCGGCCCTACTGCTCACGCGGGGGCCTAAAGACCGGAACACGGTAAGGGTCAGTTTTTCTTAA
- a CDS encoding PsbP-related protein has protein sequence MFKKTQMAVLALLVIVGGAQAKTFRHATNGYSLTYPDAWTAKANLAGTDVAISVPGTPGATSMITVVTQKLPQGMNLAAYTQATTESLPQMLGNYKLDTNKTVKVGGVAGRKLVFTGTRGGNTMYGNIVLLVRGDVGYTLSYLGELPANAAAKETIDRVLTSFKLTK, from the coding sequence ATGTTCAAGAAAACCCAGATGGCAGTCCTGGCCCTCCTCGTGATCGTGGGCGGCGCGCAGGCCAAAACCTTCAGGCATGCCACCAACGGCTACAGCCTCACCTACCCCGACGCCTGGACTGCGAAGGCAAACCTTGCAGGCACCGACGTCGCCATCTCGGTGCCGGGCACACCCGGGGCGACCAGCATGATCACGGTCGTGACGCAGAAGCTGCCTCAGGGCATGAACCTTGCGGCCTACACGCAGGCGACGACCGAGTCGTTGCCGCAGATGCTGGGAAACTACAAGCTCGACACGAACAAGACCGTGAAGGTGGGAGGCGTCGCGGGGCGGAAACTGGTGTTTACCGGTACGCGGGGTGGCAACACCATGTACGGCAATATCGTGCTGCTCGTTCGGGGCGACGTCGGGTACACCCTGAGCTACCTGGGAGAGCTGCCTGCCAACGCTGCGGCCAAGGAAACCATTGACCGGGTGCTGACGAGCTTCAAGCTGACCAAGTGA
- a CDS encoding ATP-binding protein, with amino-acid sequence MDITSVWRLFLLGGPKLAAPDGREFRPEGKSLALLAYLALEGSIPRPRLAGLLWPERAETAARNNLVQLLRRMRGAYGEDLVVGQETLALAPQVQVDVWDVLNGGSAAELPGAPFLEGVVFDGHLDLADWLVVQRDRVDARRSRVTARAATLAEEAGDLPGATRLARRALDLDPQSEESHRRLMRLLYLAGEASKALDVYVGLQERLRDELRTEPMPETRELAALIERGGAPAAVRPVTPLLPAPLPAPALTGREREFARMEDAWAKGQFIIVAGAPGMGKSRVVADFASSKGQVLWIEARPGDNLVPYTTTIRSLRRALSLSGAEVPLDLRRAASFLLPELAPPGEAPATTTDSKLHSALQAVFGMCLTGIEVCVFDDMQFADQASIETGFDFIDSAFPMGQPGGLPHFIAVHRENELPPYTHGIFERLVNAGQADWFTLPPLTGPATRQLLSSLNVPPGDIEGLARASGGHPLFVLEGVKALASGVAFGHAGGVPPKLSQLIGDRLARLTKMGLHAARASAVLGRDFTPELVATMLSAPLFDVIAAWDELESAEILSGERFHHDLVAEAVLEGIPASVRRLLHRAAARALSGESAEPARVAWHWRQGEQDLEAAPWLLQAGEMARASLRLREAGNYFEEAARIFEAQEDERTFGAWRSRAEVLSLGDDLEARQNSVNDVLERAVTPSQTAQAWLLQAGLFSARNEGVRAEGAVRRGLAALALADQDEPDLRSRLLADLGTALWAQGRLADAESALKEAVMVLDRLGPSSSLATGLSNLAVVLDHQDRHREARDLHLRAAQMLEGLGDRGHLAVILRNLSVCLSELGDVRGGLDALKRSVALHDPGTHDASATSHLLLGVAHTDLGEYAAAVRHFEHVLTSELDPSGWLHDYARSCLGEVLVFLGDFERAQDLLLQANASSIPGTFAVRTHLALARLAFERGKDAQAALKCAEALLGESPRPLALGRVRLVQALMGDPTAACAAAREALDIACRHDLGGLELSAHTRLARTLLHGGELQEALASATRAGHLLETREPADLSRGEVLLTLFEAQSAAADPAAELTLDQAKAWLMRTAGEQVPAELKDTFLTRSSVARRILTARGMPGSGG; translated from the coding sequence ATGGACATCACGTCGGTATGGCGCCTGTTTCTGCTCGGCGGACCTAAGCTCGCAGCGCCCGACGGCCGGGAGTTTCGTCCGGAGGGTAAGTCGCTCGCCTTACTGGCATACCTCGCGCTGGAGGGGTCCATACCGCGCCCTCGCCTCGCCGGGTTGCTTTGGCCGGAGCGCGCCGAGACCGCAGCGCGCAACAATCTCGTTCAGCTTCTGCGCCGGATGCGCGGCGCGTACGGCGAGGACCTCGTTGTGGGTCAGGAGACGCTTGCGCTCGCGCCTCAGGTTCAGGTTGATGTGTGGGACGTACTGAACGGCGGTTCGGCTGCAGAGCTGCCGGGAGCTCCTTTTCTGGAGGGAGTCGTCTTTGACGGCCACCTCGACCTGGCGGACTGGTTGGTCGTGCAACGTGACCGGGTTGACGCACGGCGATCGAGGGTGACCGCTCGTGCGGCGACCCTGGCCGAGGAAGCCGGTGACCTGCCGGGCGCCACCCGGCTCGCCCGGCGGGCACTTGATCTTGACCCACAGTCCGAGGAGAGCCACCGGCGGCTGATGCGCCTGTTGTATCTCGCTGGTGAGGCCTCCAAAGCGCTGGACGTGTATGTGGGGCTGCAGGAACGTCTCCGTGACGAATTGCGGACTGAGCCCATGCCCGAAACCCGTGAGCTCGCCGCCCTGATCGAGCGGGGCGGCGCACCTGCTGCGGTCAGACCCGTGACCCCCCTCCTGCCCGCCCCCCTGCCGGCACCCGCCCTCACCGGCCGTGAGCGCGAGTTCGCGCGGATGGAAGATGCATGGGCCAAAGGGCAGTTCATCATTGTGGCCGGTGCGCCCGGCATGGGAAAGTCGCGAGTCGTTGCGGATTTTGCGTCGAGTAAGGGACAGGTGCTCTGGATTGAGGCCCGCCCGGGGGACAACCTGGTGCCCTACACCACGACGATTCGAAGCCTGCGCCGGGCGCTGAGTCTCTCTGGCGCCGAAGTGCCGCTCGACCTGCGCCGGGCGGCGAGTTTTCTCCTGCCTGAACTCGCTCCTCCAGGAGAGGCGCCAGCGACAACCACCGATTCGAAACTCCATAGCGCGCTTCAGGCTGTGTTCGGGATGTGCCTAACCGGAATCGAAGTCTGTGTTTTTGATGACATGCAGTTTGCAGATCAGGCGAGCATCGAGACTGGCTTCGACTTCATCGACTCGGCCTTTCCGATGGGTCAGCCGGGCGGCCTGCCCCACTTCATCGCGGTGCACCGGGAGAACGAGCTGCCCCCCTACACCCACGGGATCTTCGAGCGCCTGGTGAACGCTGGTCAGGCAGATTGGTTCACCTTGCCGCCGCTGACCGGGCCGGCCACGCGACAACTGCTCTCCAGCCTGAACGTCCCTCCCGGGGACATCGAAGGGCTCGCCCGCGCCTCTGGCGGGCATCCTCTTTTCGTGCTCGAAGGCGTGAAGGCACTGGCAAGCGGCGTGGCTTTCGGCCACGCCGGAGGCGTACCCCCGAAGCTCAGCCAGCTGATCGGTGACCGCCTCGCCCGGCTCACGAAGATGGGCTTGCACGCAGCCCGGGCGAGCGCCGTGCTGGGCCGTGACTTCACGCCCGAGCTCGTGGCGACCATGCTCTCGGCGCCGCTGTTCGACGTGATCGCGGCATGGGACGAACTGGAATCGGCAGAAATTCTTTCAGGGGAACGCTTCCATCACGATCTGGTGGCGGAAGCGGTGCTGGAGGGGATTCCTGCGTCGGTGCGCCGGCTGCTGCACCGCGCCGCGGCCCGCGCCTTGTCGGGTGAGAGCGCCGAGCCTGCCCGTGTGGCGTGGCACTGGCGGCAGGGCGAGCAGGACCTGGAGGCAGCTCCATGGCTCCTGCAGGCCGGCGAAATGGCGCGTGCATCCCTGCGTCTGCGGGAGGCGGGAAATTATTTCGAGGAAGCGGCCCGCATCTTTGAGGCACAGGAGGATGAGCGCACCTTCGGCGCGTGGCGGAGCCGGGCAGAGGTCCTGAGCCTGGGGGATGACCTGGAAGCCCGGCAGAATTCGGTCAACGATGTGCTGGAGCGCGCAGTGACTCCCTCGCAGACCGCGCAGGCCTGGCTGCTTCAGGCCGGTCTTTTTTCCGCGAGGAACGAGGGTGTGCGCGCGGAAGGTGCCGTGCGGCGCGGCCTGGCCGCCCTGGCACTGGCGGACCAGGACGAGCCGGATCTGCGGTCCAGGCTGCTGGCTGACCTCGGCACGGCCCTGTGGGCCCAGGGCAGGCTGGCGGACGCGGAATCGGCCCTCAAGGAGGCGGTCATGGTCCTTGACCGGCTTGGGCCCTCCAGCAGCCTGGCCACCGGGCTGAGCAACCTCGCTGTCGTTCTGGATCATCAGGACCGCCATCGCGAGGCACGGGACCTGCACCTGCGCGCCGCACAGATGCTGGAGGGACTGGGCGACCGGGGTCACCTCGCGGTCATTCTGCGCAACCTCTCGGTCTGCCTGAGCGAACTCGGCGACGTGCGCGGAGGCCTGGACGCCCTGAAGCGCTCCGTCGCTCTTCATGACCCCGGCACGCACGATGCCTCGGCCACAAGCCACCTCCTGCTCGGGGTCGCCCACACGGACCTGGGGGAGTACGCGGCCGCCGTGCGGCACTTCGAGCATGTTCTGACGTCCGAACTTGACCCCAGCGGCTGGCTGCATGACTATGCCCGCAGCTGCCTCGGAGAGGTTCTGGTGTTTCTGGGAGACTTCGAGCGGGCGCAGGACCTGCTGCTGCAGGCGAACGCGTCTTCCATCCCAGGCACATTCGCGGTGCGCACCCACCTCGCCCTCGCCCGGCTCGCCTTCGAGCGAGGGAAGGATGCTCAGGCTGCACTGAAGTGCGCTGAGGCGCTGCTTGGCGAGTCGCCGCGCCCCCTGGCGCTCGGGCGGGTGCGGCTCGTGCAGGCCCTGATGGGGGACCCCACAGCCGCCTGCGCCGCGGCGCGGGAAGCTCTGGATATCGCCTGCCGTCACGACCTCGGCGGCCTCGAACTCAGCGCACACACACGCCTTGCCAGGACCCTGCTCCACGGCGGCGAGCTGCAGGAGGCGCTCGCCAGCGCCACACGCGCCGGCCATCTCCTGGAAACGCGCGAACCCGCCGACCTGTCCCGGGGCGAAGTGCTGCTCACCCTGTTCGAGGCCCAAAGCGCGGCCGCCGACCCGGCGGCGGAACTGACCCTGGACCAGGCGAAAGCGTGGTTGATGCGGACGGCTGGAGAGCAGGTTCCAGCCGAACTGAAAGACACCTTTCTGACCCGGAGCTCGGTCGCGCGCCGAATACTCACGGCAAGGGGAATGCCGGGCTCTGGAGGGTAA